Proteins found in one Geomonas subterranea genomic segment:
- a CDS encoding 4Fe-4S dicluster domain-containing protein, with translation MSHLQNRNGYSSLMERLERFPQGAPPSELFAKILALLFTEQEAKLVGQLPMHPFSAARAAHAWGVREVEAYRTLEGLAERGLLLDTEQEGEKLYVLPPPMAGFLDFVLMRVRKDVDQPALSRLLDQYLNQEEEYIRDLYTGTSTPSTRIMVDEDQVPSSNLARLFNYERATEVVRGARRIGVGTCSCRQKMRHVGRGCSAPLETCMVFDDLADSLIRHGHARETDTQRCLELLQQSREQNLIQVADNAQSGVTSICNCCSCCCETLVRARKFCNLQPVSSTNYIAELRPERCIGCGRCIDACPAEAMRLVSANDPQHPWQRRCVQDRERCLGCGVCVRVCRTSALSLVPKAERVVTPVDNVHRLVLMALERGKLQHLIWDNRAMFNHRAMAAIVGAILRLPAVKQKLAASELGSRYLGALMQRLAERASRMPLRL, from the coding sequence ATGTCGCATCTCCAAAACCGCAACGGATACAGCTCGTTGATGGAGCGCCTGGAAAGGTTCCCCCAGGGAGCTCCTCCCTCCGAACTGTTCGCCAAGATCCTCGCCCTGCTCTTCACCGAACAGGAGGCAAAACTCGTGGGACAGCTTCCCATGCACCCGTTCTCTGCGGCACGGGCGGCCCACGCCTGGGGGGTGAGGGAGGTCGAGGCGTACCGCACCCTGGAAGGGCTGGCGGAGCGGGGCTTGCTGCTGGACACCGAGCAGGAAGGGGAGAAGCTTTACGTCCTGCCCCCCCCCATGGCGGGGTTTCTCGACTTCGTGCTGATGCGGGTCAGAAAGGACGTGGACCAGCCCGCCCTGAGCCGGCTGCTCGACCAGTACCTGAACCAGGAAGAGGAGTACATCCGCGACCTTTACACCGGTACCAGCACCCCCAGCACCAGAATCATGGTCGACGAGGACCAGGTGCCCTCCTCCAACCTGGCACGGCTGTTCAACTACGAGCGTGCCACCGAGGTGGTGCGGGGGGCCAGGCGCATTGGCGTCGGCACCTGCAGCTGCCGCCAAAAGATGCGTCACGTCGGCAGGGGCTGCTCCGCCCCCTTGGAAACCTGCATGGTCTTCGACGACCTGGCCGACTCCCTGATCCGGCACGGCCATGCCCGGGAGACGGACACCCAGCGATGCCTCGAGCTCCTGCAGCAAAGCCGGGAGCAGAACCTGATCCAGGTGGCGGACAACGCGCAGTCTGGCGTCACCTCCATCTGTAACTGCTGCAGCTGCTGCTGCGAGACGCTGGTTCGGGCCCGCAAGTTCTGCAACCTTCAGCCGGTGAGCAGCACCAACTACATCGCGGAGCTCAGGCCGGAACGGTGCATCGGTTGCGGCCGCTGCATCGATGCCTGTCCCGCAGAAGCGATGCGGCTGGTGTCGGCAAACGACCCGCAGCATCCCTGGCAGCGCAGGTGCGTGCAGGACCGCGAACGCTGCCTTGGCTGCGGCGTCTGCGTGAGGGTCTGCCGCACCAGTGCCCTCTCCCTTGTCCCCAAGGCGGAGCGGGTGGTGACCCCCGTCGACAACGTGCACCGGCTGGTGCTGATGGCGCTGGAACGCGGCAAGCTGCAGCACCTGATCTGGGACAACCGCGCCATGTTCAACCACCGTGCCATGGCCGCCATCGTGGGGGCGATCCTCAGGCTTCCGGCGGTGAAGCAGAAGCTGGCGGCGAGTGAACTGGGATCCCGCTATCTCGGCGCTCTCATGCAGCGGCTGGCCGAGCGCGCCAGCAGGATGCCGTTGCGGCTCTGA
- the bioF gene encoding 8-amino-7-oxononanoate synthase: MQTFAEELDQLRSEGLYRSMRVIKGAQGSHVDLDGKRVLLLCSNNYLGLADHAALRRAAVMGVAFGVGSGASRLVSGTMDLHEELERRIARFKGTERALVFNSGYAANTGIISALVGRGDTIFSDKLNHASIVDGALLSRANVHRYPHRDMAALERLLREKPGTGRRLIVTDGVFSMDGDLAPLRKMVQLAREYDALLMVDDAHGTGVLGATGRGTAELLGVMDGVDIHMGTLGKGLGSFGAYAAASETICDYLVNRARSFIFSTSLPPAVLAPSIAALDLVDSREGKELRDRLAANVALFKKSLAGAGFDTMGSETQIVPIFVGPAETTMQFSKELLEQGIFVQGIRPPTVPAGSCRLRCTIMATHDPADLEAAAHTIARMGKKLGVI; the protein is encoded by the coding sequence GTGCAGACATTCGCGGAAGAACTGGATCAGTTGCGCTCCGAAGGGCTGTACCGCAGCATGAGGGTTATCAAGGGGGCGCAGGGAAGTCACGTCGACCTGGACGGTAAGAGAGTGCTCCTGCTGTGCTCCAACAACTACCTCGGGCTGGCGGATCATGCCGCGCTGCGCAGGGCCGCGGTCATGGGGGTCGCCTTCGGGGTCGGAAGCGGCGCATCACGCCTCGTTTCGGGCACCATGGACCTGCACGAGGAGCTGGAGCGTCGCATCGCCCGGTTCAAGGGGACCGAAAGGGCGCTGGTCTTCAACTCCGGTTACGCCGCCAATACCGGGATCATTTCCGCACTGGTCGGGCGCGGCGATACCATCTTCTCCGACAAGCTGAACCACGCGAGCATCGTGGACGGCGCCCTGCTGTCGCGGGCGAATGTCCACCGTTACCCGCATCGCGACATGGCGGCCCTGGAGCGGCTGCTGCGCGAAAAGCCAGGCACCGGGCGGCGCCTCATCGTCACGGACGGGGTGTTCAGTATGGACGGCGACCTCGCTCCGTTAAGGAAGATGGTGCAATTAGCCAGGGAGTACGATGCCCTGCTCATGGTCGACGATGCCCACGGCACCGGCGTCCTGGGGGCGACCGGACGCGGCACCGCAGAACTTTTAGGGGTTATGGACGGCGTGGACATCCATATGGGGACGCTGGGGAAGGGGCTGGGGAGTTTCGGCGCCTACGCGGCGGCCTCGGAAACCATCTGCGACTACCTGGTGAACAGGGCGCGCAGCTTCATCTTTTCCACTTCGCTCCCCCCGGCAGTTTTGGCCCCCTCGATAGCGGCTCTGGACCTGGTGGATTCCCGCGAGGGGAAGGAGCTGAGGGACAGGCTGGCGGCGAATGTCGCGCTCTTCAAGAAGAGCCTGGCGGGTGCCGGCTTCGACACCATGGGGAGCGAAACGCAGATCGTCCCGATCTTCGTGGGGCCGGCCGAGACCACCATGCAGTTCAGCAAGGAGCTGTTGGAGCAGGGGATCTTCGTGCAGGGGATCAGGCCCCCGACCGTCCCTGCCGGGAGCTGCCGTCTGCGTTGCACCATCATGGCGACCCACGACCCCGCCGATCTTGAAGCCGCCGCCCACACCATCGCCCGGATGGGGAAAAAACTCGGGGTAATTTAA
- a CDS encoding alpha/beta fold hydrolase, with translation MTLHFQETGAGRPVVFVHGWAMSGRAWRFQQELGDAGRLIFLDLRGHGHSPPAGSYTIEDYASDLAGFFEELALRDAVLVGWSMGVQVALQAFPALRTRLAGMVLVGGNARYSSCDDYPHGKAPVEVKGMGLRLRRDHQKTMGDFFKGMFAEGELDHTLYQRIVHEIVMGGRSADREAVMQSLNILSTADLREQLPQVDRPVLVIHGEQDTVCTAAASTYLAQHLPMARLEIFEGCGHAPFMSRPERFNEVVREFIAGL, from the coding sequence ATGACGCTGCATTTTCAGGAAACAGGTGCGGGCAGGCCGGTGGTTTTCGTTCACGGCTGGGCCATGTCCGGGAGGGCCTGGCGTTTCCAGCAGGAACTCGGTGACGCGGGGCGCCTCATCTTTTTGGACCTGCGCGGGCACGGTCACTCGCCCCCCGCCGGTTCCTACACCATAGAGGATTACGCCTCCGACCTCGCCGGCTTCTTCGAAGAACTGGCGTTGCGGGACGCGGTCCTCGTGGGGTGGTCAATGGGGGTGCAGGTGGCGCTTCAGGCCTTCCCGGCGCTGCGGACGCGTCTGGCCGGGATGGTGCTGGTGGGCGGCAACGCCAGGTACTCGAGCTGTGACGATTACCCGCACGGTAAGGCGCCGGTCGAGGTGAAGGGAATGGGGCTGCGCCTTCGGCGCGACCACCAGAAAACCATGGGCGATTTCTTCAAGGGAATGTTCGCTGAAGGGGAGTTGGACCACACGCTCTACCAGCGCATCGTGCACGAGATCGTGATGGGGGGGCGCTCTGCCGACCGCGAGGCCGTCATGCAGTCGCTGAACATCCTTTCCACGGCGGACCTGCGGGAGCAACTGCCGCAGGTGGACCGGCCGGTGCTGGTCATCCACGGCGAACAGGATACCGTTTGCACCGCCGCAGCCTCGACATACTTGGCGCAGCACCTCCCGATGGCGCGGCTGGAGATTTTTGAGGGATGTGGCCACGCGCCTTTCATGAGCAGGCCGGAGCGCTTCAACGAGGTGGTCCGCGAGTTCATCGCAGGGCTTTAA
- the bioC gene encoding malonyl-ACP O-methyltransferase BioC, which produces MAAEIDRDKVRASFHRQATDYDRHAVVQGRVVEKLLVLLQAEGVSPARLLDIGAGTGRLLARLTELYPDADTVGVDLAPGMCETAARNLAGRRVRMLNADAESLPFDAESFDVVVSTSTYQWLATLDQAFDEAQRVLAPGGVFCFALFGERTLFELRESYRAVLDGGADRTHSFFSCNEVSAALERAGFDNARVSSELEVELHPDVPELLRSLKRIGAGSTAPASRRGLSERRMMLEMMESYRRRFGREDGVPATYDVVYGVARKAEGE; this is translated from the coding sequence ATGGCGGCAGAGATAGACAGAGACAAGGTGCGGGCGTCGTTCCACCGGCAGGCGACGGATTACGACCGGCACGCGGTGGTCCAGGGGCGGGTGGTGGAGAAGCTGCTCGTGTTGCTGCAGGCGGAAGGCGTGAGTCCGGCTCGTCTGCTGGACATCGGTGCGGGGACCGGGAGGCTATTGGCGCGGCTAACCGAGCTGTACCCCGACGCGGATACCGTTGGCGTGGATCTTGCGCCTGGCATGTGCGAGACCGCAGCCAGAAATCTCGCGGGCAGGCGCGTTCGCATGTTGAACGCCGACGCCGAGTCGCTCCCCTTCGATGCGGAGAGCTTCGACGTGGTCGTTTCCACCTCGACCTATCAGTGGCTTGCTACGCTGGACCAGGCATTCGACGAGGCGCAACGCGTGCTGGCGCCCGGCGGGGTCTTCTGCTTCGCCCTTTTCGGTGAGCGCACCCTGTTCGAATTGAGGGAGTCCTACCGCGCCGTGCTGGATGGCGGTGCCGACCGCACGCACAGCTTTTTTTCCTGTAATGAGGTGTCGGCCGCTTTGGAGCGCGCCGGGTTTGATAACGCCAGGGTCAGCTCGGAGCTGGAGGTGGAACTCCACCCGGACGTGCCGGAGTTGCTGCGCTCTTTGAAGCGGATAGGGGCCGGCAGCACGGCGCCCGCCAGCCGCAGGGGGCTTTCGGAGCGGCGGATGATGCTGGAGATGATGGAGAGCTACCGCAGGCGGTTCGGCCGCGAGGACGGCGTGCCGGCCACGTACGACGTGGTCTACGGCGTGGCGAGGAAGGCGGAGGGCGAATAA
- the ettA gene encoding energy-dependent translational throttle protein EttA yields MAIEPNKVIYSMIGVSKFYDKKPVLKDIYLSYFYGAKIGVLGLNGSGKSSLLKILAGVDKEFNGKTILTPGHTVGFLEQEPTLDPSKTVRQCVEEGVQEVVDLVNEFNEINMKFGEEMTDAEMEKLCDRQAKVQEKLDHLDAWDLDSRLELAMDALRCPPADTNVANLSGGEKRRVALCRLLLQKPDILLLDEPTNHLDAESVAWLEQHLQRYAGTVIAVTHDRYFLDNVAGWILELDRGQGIPWQGNYSSWLEQKEKRLAQEEKSESERQKTLKRELEWIRMSPKGRHAKGKARINSYEDLLNTESEQRAKDLEIFIPPGPRLGGVVVEAENVSKGYGDKLLIEGMEFRLPPGGIVGVIGPNGAGKTTLFRMITGEEKPDSGSFKTGETVKLAYVDQSRDALDPDKTIWEVISEGQEQLQLGKQLVNSRAYVARFNFSGADQQKKVGMLSGGERNRVHLAKMLKEGGNVILLDEPTNDLDVNTMRALEEALENFAGCAVVISHDRWFLDRIATHILAFEGDSKVVWFEGNYSEYEEDRHARLGTAADQPHRIRYRQLTRA; encoded by the coding sequence ATGGCGATCGAGCCGAACAAGGTCATCTACTCGATGATCGGTGTGAGCAAGTTTTACGATAAGAAACCGGTGCTGAAGGACATCTACCTCTCCTACTTCTACGGCGCCAAGATCGGCGTGCTCGGTCTGAACGGCTCCGGCAAGAGCTCCCTTCTGAAGATACTGGCCGGCGTGGACAAGGAGTTCAACGGCAAGACCATCCTCACCCCGGGGCACACGGTCGGGTTCCTGGAGCAGGAGCCGACCCTCGACCCCAGCAAGACCGTGCGCCAGTGCGTCGAGGAAGGCGTGCAGGAAGTGGTCGACCTGGTCAACGAGTTCAACGAGATAAACATGAAGTTCGGCGAGGAGATGACCGACGCCGAGATGGAGAAACTCTGCGACCGCCAGGCCAAGGTGCAGGAGAAGCTGGACCACCTGGACGCGTGGGACCTGGACAGCCGCCTCGAGCTCGCCATGGACGCGCTGCGCTGCCCCCCCGCCGATACCAACGTCGCCAACCTCTCCGGCGGCGAGAAGCGCCGCGTGGCCCTGTGCCGCCTGCTGCTGCAAAAGCCGGACATCCTGCTTTTGGACGAGCCGACCAACCACCTTGACGCCGAGAGCGTCGCCTGGCTGGAGCAGCACCTGCAGCGCTACGCCGGCACCGTCATCGCAGTGACCCACGACCGCTACTTCCTGGACAACGTGGCCGGCTGGATACTGGAGCTGGACCGCGGCCAGGGGATCCCGTGGCAGGGGAACTACTCCTCCTGGCTGGAGCAGAAGGAGAAGCGCCTCGCCCAGGAGGAGAAGAGCGAGAGCGAGCGCCAGAAGACCTTGAAGCGCGAACTGGAGTGGATCAGGATGTCCCCCAAGGGGCGTCACGCCAAGGGTAAGGCGCGCATCAATTCCTACGAGGACCTTCTCAACACCGAGAGCGAGCAGCGCGCGAAGGACCTCGAGATATTCATTCCGCCGGGGCCGCGTCTGGGCGGAGTGGTGGTCGAGGCGGAGAACGTCAGCAAGGGGTACGGCGACAAGCTCCTCATCGAAGGGATGGAGTTCAGGCTCCCGCCGGGCGGCATCGTCGGCGTGATCGGCCCCAACGGCGCGGGCAAGACCACCCTCTTCCGCATGATCACCGGCGAGGAGAAGCCGGATTCCGGCAGCTTCAAGACCGGCGAGACCGTGAAGCTCGCCTACGTGGACCAGAGCAGGGACGCGCTCGATCCGGACAAGACGATCTGGGAAGTGATCTCGGAGGGGCAGGAGCAGCTCCAGCTCGGCAAGCAGCTGGTCAACTCCCGCGCCTACGTGGCCCGTTTCAACTTCTCCGGCGCCGACCAGCAGAAGAAGGTCGGCATGCTTTCCGGCGGTGAGCGCAACCGCGTGCATCTCGCCAAGATGCTCAAGGAAGGCGGCAACGTGATCCTGCTGGACGAGCCGACCAACGATCTCGACGTCAACACCATGCGTGCTCTTGAGGAAGCGCTGGAGAACTTCGCAGGCTGCGCCGTGGTCATCTCCCACGACCGCTGGTTCCTGGACAGAATCGCCACCCACATCCTCGCCTTCGAGGGTGACAGCAAGGTGGTCTGGTTCGAGGGGAACTACTCCGAGTACGAGGAAGACCGCCACGCCCGCCTGGGGACCGCCGCGGACCAGCCGCACCGCATCCGGTACCGCCAGCTCACCAGGGCGTAG
- a CDS encoding RCC1 domain-containing protein: MQTRRRCRLFICAGLLTAALSGCGGSSSNEHIPSTVSIFYEHSVLLKNGSTYTMGYNGFGQLGDGTLTQREIAVPVPGMEQMLQATAGNAHTMVTNGSDLYSWGYNLYGQLGNKDASTTYPDSYKSSPVKVTFDPAVAAVTDIAAGGYHSLAIADGKLYAWGYNFYRQLGNSLGTNSKVPLQITTGHEGEDLTALAPKKVAAGGLFSMALFGNGDVYVWGNNRNITKSDRINELVSFSTYSSVCSSPKKVIFPGTDKIEQIAALASAGLALQVQRDGSGKTTKQILWGWGHNDRGELGPNIEIGKSSTTPVQVWSVDVADDLSVEIKKIVTGTNHILLLMGSRGSLQNDGNWYVNAIGLNSAGQLGNGTTTSSSEMIRTLNSVGAPMADVSDIAAFGKTSFALVAGAWYGWGNNTMGQLGNTVDTKTGIPFFKTPVTVKFK; the protein is encoded by the coding sequence ATGCAAACTCGCAGGCGTTGCAGGCTTTTTATCTGCGCCGGGCTTCTTACTGCCGCACTCTCCGGTTGCGGCGGTTCCTCCTCCAACGAACACATCCCCTCCACGGTCTCCATTTTCTACGAGCACAGCGTCCTGTTGAAGAACGGCTCCACCTACACCATGGGGTACAACGGTTTCGGCCAGTTGGGGGATGGGACCCTCACCCAGCGGGAGATCGCGGTTCCGGTGCCGGGAATGGAGCAGATGCTGCAAGCCACCGCGGGCAATGCGCACACCATGGTTACCAACGGAAGCGACCTGTATTCGTGGGGCTACAACCTCTACGGGCAGTTGGGCAACAAGGACGCCTCGACCACCTACCCCGATTCCTATAAAAGCTCCCCGGTCAAGGTGACCTTTGATCCTGCGGTTGCCGCGGTTACCGATATCGCCGCAGGCGGGTACCACTCCCTCGCCATCGCCGACGGCAAGCTCTATGCCTGGGGTTACAATTTCTACCGCCAGCTCGGCAACAGCCTGGGCACCAATTCCAAGGTTCCCCTCCAGATCACCACCGGCCACGAAGGCGAGGACCTCACCGCGCTGGCCCCCAAGAAGGTGGCTGCGGGCGGCCTGTTCTCCATGGCGCTTTTCGGCAACGGCGACGTTTACGTCTGGGGGAACAACAGGAATATCACCAAGTCGGACCGCATCAACGAGCTCGTTTCCTTCAGCACCTACTCGTCCGTCTGCTCCAGCCCCAAGAAGGTGATCTTCCCAGGCACGGACAAGATAGAGCAGATAGCCGCCCTCGCCAGCGCCGGGCTCGCGCTCCAGGTACAGCGGGACGGATCAGGGAAAACCACTAAACAGATTCTGTGGGGGTGGGGACACAACGATCGGGGCGAGTTGGGCCCGAACATCGAAATAGGAAAGAGCAGCACAACGCCGGTGCAGGTATGGAGTGTCGATGTCGCCGATGACTTGTCCGTCGAGATCAAGAAGATAGTGACCGGGACCAACCACATCCTGCTGCTCATGGGGTCGCGTGGGAGCCTGCAGAACGACGGCAACTGGTATGTCAACGCCATCGGCCTCAACTCCGCCGGCCAGCTGGGCAACGGCACCACCACCAGCAGCTCGGAAATGATCCGCACCCTGAACTCCGTCGGCGCTCCGATGGCCGACGTTTCAGACATCGCCGCCTTCGGCAAGACCTCTTTCGCCTTGGTCGCCGGCGCCTGGTACGGCTGGGGCAACAACACCATGGGGCAGCTCGGCAACACGGTCGACACCAAGACGGGAATCCCCTTCTTCAAGACGCCGGTCACGGTCAAGTTCAAGTAG
- the lysS gene encoding lysine--tRNA ligase, whose amino-acid sequence MEELSELLLQRRRKVDALWEAGINPYPNDYKPQHTSADVRDAYGDKEVIEDDPQTFVVAGRIIMRRSFGKAAFVQVQDRKGRMQLYLKKDTLGEELFAEFENYDIGDIIGATGTPFRTKTGELSLAVSTVRLLTKSLLPLPEKFHGLTDVETRYRQRYVDLIVSPEVREVFYKRSRVVQLIREFMTNKDFLEVETPMMHPIPGGATAKPFVTHHNALDMELFLRIAPELYLKRLVVGGFERVFEINRNFRNEGISVRHNPEFTMMEFYQAYATFEDLMNFTEELLCHVTQELLGTLDFTYGDEAISFQRPWKRFTVKEAILEYGDIDAKSLEDRDLAYAYAQKIGLELPEDIGYGKLITEIFEEVAETKLIQPTFITNYPTEVSPLSRKNDHDPDYVDRFEFFCAGREMANAFSELNDPRDQKERFLAQVAAKDKGDEEAHYMDEDYIRALEYGLPPTAGEGIGIDRLVMLLTDSPSIRDVILFPQLRKEGK is encoded by the coding sequence ATGGAAGAGTTGAGCGAACTGCTGTTGCAGAGAAGACGCAAGGTAGATGCATTGTGGGAGGCGGGGATCAACCCGTACCCGAACGATTATAAACCTCAGCATACCTCGGCCGACGTGCGCGACGCCTACGGCGACAAGGAAGTGATCGAGGACGACCCGCAGACCTTCGTGGTCGCCGGCCGCATCATCATGCGCCGCTCTTTCGGCAAGGCGGCCTTCGTGCAGGTGCAGGACCGCAAGGGTCGCATGCAGCTTTACCTGAAGAAGGACACCCTGGGCGAGGAGCTCTTCGCCGAGTTCGAAAACTACGATATCGGCGACATCATCGGCGCCACCGGCACCCCGTTCCGCACCAAGACCGGCGAGCTTTCCCTGGCCGTTTCCACCGTCCGCCTGCTTACCAAGTCGCTTCTGCCGCTGCCCGAGAAGTTCCACGGCTTGACCGACGTGGAGACACGTTACCGCCAGCGTTACGTTGACCTGATCGTATCCCCCGAGGTGCGCGAGGTCTTCTACAAGCGCTCCAGGGTCGTGCAGCTGATCCGCGAGTTCATGACCAACAAGGACTTCCTTGAGGTCGAGACCCCGATGATGCACCCGATCCCCGGCGGCGCCACCGCGAAGCCGTTTGTCACCCATCACAACGCCCTGGACATGGAACTGTTCCTGCGCATCGCCCCGGAACTCTACCTGAAGCGCCTGGTGGTGGGCGGTTTCGAGCGCGTCTTCGAGATCAACCGCAACTTCCGTAACGAAGGGATCTCGGTGCGCCACAACCCCGAGTTCACCATGATGGAGTTCTACCAGGCCTACGCGACCTTCGAGGACCTGATGAACTTCACCGAGGAGCTTCTCTGCCACGTGACCCAGGAACTCCTGGGGACCCTGGACTTCACCTACGGCGACGAGGCGATCAGCTTCCAGCGCCCCTGGAAGAGGTTCACCGTGAAGGAAGCGATCCTCGAGTACGGCGACATCGACGCGAAGAGCCTCGAGGACCGCGACCTCGCCTACGCCTATGCCCAGAAGATCGGGCTGGAGCTCCCCGAAGACATCGGTTACGGGAAACTGATCACCGAGATCTTCGAGGAGGTCGCCGAGACCAAGCTGATCCAGCCGACCTTCATCACCAACTACCCGACCGAGGTCTCCCCCCTTTCCAGGAAGAACGACCACGACCCCGATTACGTGGACCGCTTCGAATTCTTCTGCGCCGGCCGCGAGATGGCCAACGCCTTTTCCGAGCTGAACGACCCGCGCGACCAGAAGGAGCGCTTCCTGGCCCAGGTGGCCGCCAAGGACAAGGGCGACGAAGAGGCACACTACATGGACGAGGACTACATCCGCGCCCTGGAGTATGGCCTGCCGCCGACCGCTGGCGAGGGGATCGGCATCGACCGTCTGGTCATGCTCCTCACCGACTCGCCGTCGATCCGCGACGTGATCCTGTTCCCGCAGCTGCGCAAAGAGGGGAAATAA
- a CDS encoding lipoprotein-releasing ABC transporter permease subunit — protein sequence MPFELFIGLRYLKAKRKSTFISLITLISVAGVALGVMALIIVLAVMTGFEEDLKEKILGTNAHIVVLNGLGAVQDYPQVMKKLEGMDGVVAATPFIYNQVMLSTGKNVSGVVLRGIDVATDAKVTNLHKSMVEGDLKSLEAEVGKTPGVVIGKELAKNLGLFLGDTVDVISPMGNITPLGMMPKLNRFRITGIFNTGMFEYDSTLAYVSLKEAQQFLGLGDVVTGVQLKVRDVYKAGELARRIDRELGPPYHARDWMQMNKNILFALKTEKSVMFIILTLIVLVAAFGIASTLFMVVMEKTRDIAILKSMGATSRSIMRIFVFEGLIIGVLGTILGVLGGLLVALNLEPIVSVIQKLTGFELFSKDIYYLDHFPSQVVASDVVLISVTAVLISFAATLYPSWAASRMAPAEALRYE from the coding sequence ATGCCCTTTGAGCTCTTCATAGGGCTGCGCTACCTGAAGGCGAAGCGCAAATCGACCTTCATCTCGCTGATCACCCTCATCTCGGTGGCCGGCGTGGCACTCGGCGTCATGGCGCTGATCATCGTGCTGGCCGTCATGACCGGTTTCGAGGAGGACCTGAAGGAGAAGATCCTTGGGACCAACGCGCACATCGTGGTGTTAAACGGCCTGGGCGCGGTGCAGGACTACCCGCAGGTGATGAAGAAGCTTGAGGGGATGGACGGCGTGGTCGCCGCCACCCCGTTCATCTACAACCAGGTCATGCTCTCCACCGGCAAGAACGTCTCCGGTGTCGTCCTGCGCGGCATCGACGTCGCCACCGACGCGAAGGTGACCAACCTGCACAAGTCCATGGTCGAAGGTGACCTGAAGTCGCTGGAAGCCGAGGTGGGGAAAACGCCGGGGGTGGTGATCGGCAAGGAACTCGCCAAGAACCTGGGGCTGTTTCTGGGTGACACGGTGGACGTGATCTCCCCGATGGGGAACATCACGCCGCTTGGCATGATGCCCAAGCTGAACCGCTTCCGCATCACCGGCATCTTCAACACCGGCATGTTCGAGTACGACTCGACGCTCGCCTACGTCTCCTTGAAGGAGGCGCAGCAGTTCCTGGGGCTGGGCGACGTGGTGACCGGGGTCCAGCTGAAGGTGCGCGACGTCTACAAGGCGGGCGAACTGGCGCGCCGGATCGACCGTGAACTGGGCCCCCCCTACCATGCCCGCGACTGGATGCAGATGAACAAGAACATCCTCTTCGCGCTCAAGACCGAGAAGAGCGTCATGTTCATCATCCTGACCCTGATCGTGCTGGTGGCCGCCTTCGGCATCGCCTCCACGCTGTTCATGGTGGTCATGGAGAAGACGCGCGACATCGCGATACTGAAGTCCATGGGGGCGACCAGCCGCAGCATCATGCGCATCTTCGTCTTCGAGGGGCTCATCATCGGCGTGCTGGGCACCATCCTCGGTGTCCTCGGCGGGCTTCTCGTCGCCCTCAACCTGGAGCCGATCGTCTCGGTGATCCAGAAGCTGACCGGCTTCGAGCTTTTCAGCAAGGACATCTACTATCTGGACCACTTCCCGTCCCAGGTGGTGGCCTCCGACGTGGTGCTGATCAGCGTCACCGCCGTGCTCATCTCCTTCGCCGCGACGCTGTACCCTTCCTGGGCCGCCTCGCGCATGGCCCCCGCCGAGGCGCTGCGCTATGAGTAG
- a CDS encoding ABC transporter ATP-binding protein produces the protein MSSLLEVKNLFKSYGTGEAKVEVLKGIDLSVAAGDTIALVGPSGAGKSTLLHVMGTIDRPTSGEVLFDGEKIFNLADQPLAAFRNRSIGFVFQFHHLLPEFSALENVMMPLLIGGEKRSRCEGRALKLLQDVGLSHRVTHRPGELSGGEQQRVAIARALVREPKLLLADEPTGNLDMKTSEEVHALLYEIQRKTGISLVIVTHNEHLAAGMARTVRMVDGKVVEAA, from the coding sequence ATGAGTAGCCTGCTCGAGGTAAAGAACCTGTTCAAGTCCTACGGGACCGGCGAGGCCAAGGTCGAGGTGCTGAAGGGGATCGATCTCTCCGTGGCGGCGGGCGACACCATCGCGCTGGTGGGCCCCTCCGGTGCCGGCAAGAGCACGCTTTTGCACGTGATGGGGACCATCGACCGCCCCACCTCCGGGGAGGTCCTCTTCGACGGCGAGAAGATCTTCAACCTGGCGGACCAGCCGCTGGCCGCCTTCCGCAACCGGTCCATCGGCTTCGTGTTCCAGTTCCACCACCTGCTGCCGGAGTTTTCGGCGCTGGAAAACGTGATGATGCCGCTTCTGATCGGCGGGGAGAAGCGCTCCCGCTGCGAGGGACGGGCGCTCAAGCTTTTGCAGGACGTGGGGCTCTCCCACCGCGTGACCCATCGGCCGGGGGAACTCTCCGGCGGCGAGCAGCAGAGGGTGGCCATCGCGCGCGCCCTGGTGCGTGAGCCGAAGCTTTTGCTGGCGGACGAGCCCACCGGCAACCTGGACATGAAGACCAGCGAGGAGGTGCATGCGCTCTTGTACGAGATCCAGCGCAAGACCGGCATCTCACTGGTCATCGTGACCCACAACGAGCACCTGGCCGCCGGCATGGCGCGCACCGTCCGGATGGTCGACGGCAAGGTGGTCGAGGCGGCCTGA